The Streptomyces tendae genome has a window encoding:
- a CDS encoding MFS transporter — protein sequence MTQTTSVRPPGRAGGAVVPVLAFAGIVVAVMQTLLVPVIKDLPQLLHTAPADATWVLTSTLLSGAVATPIMGRLGDLFGKRRMLVVSLAVMVVGALISAFTNDLLVMIAGRTLQGFAMGAIPLGIGLMRDMLPRERLGSAMALMSSSIGVGGGLALPAAALVAQHADWHALYLGAAALGVLAIGLTLAVVPESPVRAKGTFDLPGALGLSAGLVLFLLPVSKGGDWGWTSGTTLGLFGAAAVVLLLWGLMELRVSAPLVDLRTTARREVLLTNLASIMVGVSFFVVSLVLPQLLQLPTASDGLGQSMVVAGLCVAPLGLTMMFTAPVYARVSARYGPKVTLIAGLLIIAAGYGGGLGLMSAAWQTVLTSVVLGAGIGLAYSSLPALIIGAVPASETGAANGLNTLMRSIGTSVSSAVIGMVLANTSHVAGGVAVPTLHGFRLSFGIATAAVAVGLVLALFLPGRRPSAHPQLRASSEEEANLERAEEALRGFRGRVLDASGAPVARARVTLIDRHGRRAGATVSATDGSYALAVPAQGPYVLAARAPGHGPLASPATHPGDTHSVALDLSLPGQTISA from the coding sequence ATGACACAGACGACGTCCGTCCGTCCTCCCGGCAGAGCGGGCGGCGCGGTGGTCCCCGTCCTCGCCTTCGCGGGCATCGTCGTCGCGGTGATGCAGACCCTGCTGGTCCCGGTGATCAAGGATCTGCCGCAGCTGCTGCACACCGCTCCGGCGGACGCCACCTGGGTCCTGACCTCGACCCTGCTGTCCGGCGCCGTGGCCACCCCGATCATGGGCCGCCTCGGCGATCTCTTCGGCAAGCGCCGCATGCTGGTCGTCAGTCTCGCGGTGATGGTGGTGGGCGCGCTGATCAGCGCGTTCACCAACGATCTGCTGGTGATGATCGCCGGACGTACGCTGCAGGGCTTCGCGATGGGCGCGATACCCCTCGGCATCGGTCTGATGCGGGACATGCTGCCGCGCGAACGGCTGGGCTCCGCGATGGCGCTGATGAGCTCCTCGATCGGCGTCGGCGGCGGCCTGGCGCTGCCCGCCGCCGCCCTGGTCGCCCAGCACGCCGACTGGCACGCCCTCTACCTCGGCGCCGCCGCGCTCGGTGTGCTCGCCATCGGCCTGACCCTGGCCGTGGTGCCCGAGTCGCCGGTGCGCGCCAAGGGCACCTTCGACCTGCCGGGCGCGCTGGGTCTGTCCGCCGGGCTGGTGCTGTTCCTGCTGCCGGTGTCCAAGGGCGGCGACTGGGGCTGGACCTCCGGCACCACGCTGGGCCTGTTCGGCGCGGCGGCGGTGGTGCTGCTGCTGTGGGGGCTGATGGAGCTGCGGGTGAGCGCGCCGCTGGTGGACCTGCGCACCACGGCCCGCCGCGAGGTGCTGCTGACCAACCTGGCCTCCATCATGGTCGGTGTCTCCTTCTTCGTCGTCTCCCTGGTCCTCCCCCAGCTGCTCCAGTTGCCCACCGCGTCGGACGGGCTCGGGCAGTCGATGGTGGTCGCGGGCCTGTGCGTGGCCCCCCTGGGCCTGACGATGATGTTCACGGCGCCGGTCTACGCCCGGGTCTCCGCCCGGTACGGCCCCAAGGTCACCCTGATCGCCGGCCTGCTGATCATCGCAGCCGGTTACGGCGGCGGCCTCGGACTGATGAGCGCCGCCTGGCAGACCGTGCTCACCTCGGTGGTCCTCGGCGCCGGCATCGGCCTCGCCTACTCCTCGCTGCCCGCGCTGATCATCGGCGCGGTCCCGGCCTCGGAGACCGGTGCGGCGAACGGCCTGAACACGCTGATGCGCTCCATCGGCACGTCGGTGTCCAGCGCCGTGATCGGCATGGTGCTGGCGAACACCTCGCACGTGGCGGGCGGGGTGGCGGTGCCGACCCTGCACGGGTTCCGCCTGTCGTTCGGCATCGCCACGGCGGCGGTGGCCGTCGGCCTGGTGCTGGCCCTGTTCCTGCCCGGCCGGCGCCCGTCGGCCCACCCGCAGCTGCGGGCGAGCAGCGAGGAGGAGGCCAACCTGGAGCGCGCGGAGGAGGCGCTGCGCGGCTTCCGCGGGCGGGTGCTGGACGCGTCCGGCGCGCCGGTCGCCCGCGCGCGGGTCACGCTCATCGACCGGCACGGCCGCCGGGCGGGCGCCACCGTCTCCGCGACGGACGGCAGCTACGCCCTGGCCGTCCCGGCGCAGGGCCCGTACGTCCTCGCGGCGCGCGCCCCCGGGCACGGCCCGCTCGCCTCCCCCGCGACCCACCCGGGCGACACCCACAGCGTCGCCCTGGACCTCTCCCTCCCGGGCCAGACGATCTCCGCCTGA
- a CDS encoding class I SAM-dependent methyltransferase, which yields MVKAPEPAVLAAFEAAKGFMPLDEGLALYAAAAEAGRLGLPLLEIGTYCGRSTILLADAARAAGVTALTVDHHRGSEEQQPGWEYHDPDTVDPELGVMDTLPAFRRTLRRAGLEEHVVALVGRSPQIAALWGRPLGLVFIDGGHTDEHASADYEGWAPHVAAGGLLVIHDVFPDPVDEFTGQAPYRVHQRALASGAFTEVSATGSLRVLRRTGAAAAHR from the coding sequence ATGGTGAAGGCGCCGGAGCCGGCCGTACTCGCCGCGTTCGAGGCGGCGAAGGGGTTCATGCCGCTGGACGAGGGCCTGGCCCTGTACGCGGCGGCGGCCGAGGCCGGCCGGCTGGGGCTGCCGCTGCTGGAGATCGGCACGTACTGCGGGCGCTCCACCATCCTGCTCGCCGACGCGGCCCGCGCGGCCGGCGTCACCGCCCTCACCGTGGACCACCACCGCGGCAGCGAGGAGCAGCAGCCCGGCTGGGAGTACCACGACCCGGACACCGTCGATCCCGAGCTGGGCGTGATGGACACCCTCCCCGCCTTCCGCCGCACCCTGCGCCGGGCCGGTCTGGAGGAGCACGTGGTGGCGCTGGTGGGCCGCTCCCCGCAGATCGCCGCCCTCTGGGGACGGCCGCTCGGCCTGGTCTTCATCGACGGCGGCCACACCGACGAGCACGCGAGCGCCGACTACGAGGGCTGGGCGCCGCACGTCGCCGCGGGCGGCCTGCTGGTCATCCACGACGTCTTCCCCGACCCGGTGGACGAGTTCACCGGGCAGGCCCCGTACCGCGTGCACCAGCGGGCCCTGGCGTCCGGCGCGTTCACGGAGGTCTCCGCCACCGGTTCCCTGCGCGTCCTGCGCCGTACGGGTGCGGCCGCCGCTCACCGTTAG
- a CDS encoding N-acetylmuramoyl-L-alanine amidase, producing MSYTGPDFDPPRNPRSRRRPLTVAVAALVCGGLLGWGVYAATGGTDDGGAGAEAKGSPSAPSRAPSQPASPSAGNTGNTEGGGGEESPASRPPGATAPAATGPLKGKVVVIDPGHNPANFRHTAEINRQVDVGTHRKECDTTGTSTNDGYAEAEFTLDVAHRMRALLRKQGATVKLTQDRDRPYGPCVDERARIGNEAKADAVVSLHADGSGSGNRGFHVILPGVVNSGGADTRAIVAPSRELGERVAGNFVRVTGTAPSNYIGGGTGLVTRKDLGGLNLSTVPKVFIECGNMRDGKDAALLTSGAWRQKAAQGISEGIVSFLRG from the coding sequence GTGTCGTACACCGGTCCCGACTTCGATCCGCCCCGGAACCCCCGGTCCCGCCGCCGGCCGCTGACCGTGGCCGTCGCCGCGCTCGTCTGCGGCGGCCTGCTCGGATGGGGCGTGTACGCGGCCACGGGCGGAACGGACGACGGCGGGGCGGGCGCGGAGGCCAAGGGCTCCCCTTCGGCCCCCTCCCGTGCGCCGTCGCAGCCCGCCTCCCCCTCCGCCGGGAACACCGGGAACACCGAGGGCGGCGGGGGCGAGGAGTCCCCCGCCTCGCGGCCGCCCGGCGCCACCGCCCCCGCCGCGACCGGCCCGCTCAAGGGCAAGGTGGTCGTCATCGATCCGGGGCACAACCCGGCGAACTTCCGGCACACCGCCGAGATCAACCGCCAGGTGGACGTCGGCACCCACCGCAAGGAGTGCGACACCACCGGCACCTCCACCAACGACGGGTACGCGGAGGCGGAGTTCACCCTGGACGTCGCCCACCGGATGCGCGCGCTCCTGCGGAAACAGGGCGCCACGGTGAAGCTGACGCAGGACCGCGACCGCCCGTACGGGCCGTGCGTGGACGAGCGGGCCCGGATCGGCAACGAGGCGAAGGCCGACGCCGTCGTCTCCCTCCACGCCGACGGCTCCGGCTCCGGCAACCGCGGCTTCCACGTCATCCTGCCCGGCGTGGTGAACTCGGGCGGGGCGGACACCCGCGCCATCGTGGCACCTTCGCGTGAACTCGGGGAGCGCGTCGCGGGCAACTTCGTGCGCGTGACCGGCACCGCGCCGTCCAACTACATCGGCGGCGGTACCGGACTCGTCACGCGGAAGGACCTGGGCGGTCTCAATCTGTCAACGGTTCCGAAGGTGTTCATCGAATGCGGGAACATGCGTGACGGCAAGGACGCGGCGCTGCTGACCAGCGGCGCCTGGCGGCAGAAGGCGGCGCAAGGGATTTCCGAGGGAATCGTAAGTTTCCTGCGCGGGTAG
- a CDS encoding DUF5336 domain-containing protein, with protein MNIRSLTRGDGVVIGAAVLLFIASFLDLYSIEGAPDSADIPSLWASGPVLLGVVLAGLIAAALIVVARGLPQPPKVAGLELAPFGVAFAVFAAWSALGNVFDPAGGADNFGGSSDGPDAGLGLILALVATLVMAGAAVATPLVPALKGALLPPARPAAPQQPYGAQPPSGYGYPGAQQAPFGGGQPGQPFGGQQPPQGQPAAAPAPDFSPFWFAVPVPRPLFAEDGSPTPIAELAPGTWYLAVEQRGQALVAQTQDGRRGVLQDTSGIQRG; from the coding sequence GTGAATATCCGCTCCCTCACTCGAGGCGACGGCGTGGTGATCGGAGCAGCGGTATTGCTGTTCATCGCGTCGTTCCTCGATCTGTACTCGATCGAAGGCGCCCCGGACAGCGCGGACATTCCCAGCCTGTGGGCAAGCGGTCCGGTGCTGCTGGGCGTCGTGCTGGCGGGCCTCATCGCCGCGGCCCTCATCGTGGTCGCCCGGGGTCTGCCGCAGCCGCCGAAGGTCGCGGGGCTCGAACTGGCGCCGTTCGGTGTGGCCTTCGCGGTGTTCGCCGCGTGGAGCGCGCTGGGCAACGTCTTCGACCCGGCCGGCGGCGCCGACAACTTCGGGGGTTCGAGCGACGGCCCCGACGCGGGCCTGGGCCTGATCCTCGCGCTCGTCGCCACCCTGGTGATGGCGGGCGCCGCCGTGGCCACCCCGCTGGTGCCGGCGCTCAAGGGCGCGCTGCTTCCGCCCGCCCGTCCCGCCGCCCCGCAGCAGCCGTACGGCGCGCAGCCGCCGAGCGGTTACGGCTACCCGGGTGCGCAGCAGGCGCCCTTCGGCGGCGGCCAGCCGGGCCAGCCGTTCGGTGGTCAGCAGCCCCCGCAGGGGCAGCCGGCCGCGGCGCCCGCCCCCGACTTCTCCCCGTTCTGGTTCGCCGTGCCGGTGCCGCGCCCGCTGTTCGCGGAGGACGGCTCGCCCACCCCGATCGCCGAACTGGCGCCCGGTACCTGGTACCTGGCGGTGGAGCAGCGCGGTCAGGCGCTGGTCGCGCAGACGCAGGACGGCCGCCGCGGCGTACTGCAGGACACCTCGGGCATCCAGCGCGGCTGA
- a CDS encoding prenyltransferase — MTTSRPAGDPRAPQSEHLVLTGVLTAEQAARTVAGILAVQREDGAIPWFRGHHLDPWDHVEAAMALDTAGEHEAAERAYLWLARHQLEDGSWYAAYADGDPDDVTDRGRETNFVAYIAVGVWHHYLSTGDDTFLDRMWPAVCAAVEFVLKLQQPGGQIGWRRDDDGTPTTDALLTGSSSVHHALRCALAIAEQREEPQPDWELAAGALRHAIRRHPERFLDKDRYSMDWYYPVLGGALTGAEARDRIEEGWERFVVPGFGVRCVVPNPWVTGGESAELALALWVTGESDRALEVLQSIQHLRDPESGLYWTGYVFDDDAIWPRELTTWTAGSLLLAVAALGGHEPTCAVFGGEQLPKGMDPDCCPDA; from the coding sequence GTGACGACCTCCCGCCCGGCCGGGGACCCCCGCGCCCCGCAGTCCGAACACCTCGTCCTCACGGGCGTGCTGACCGCCGAGCAGGCGGCGCGGACCGTCGCCGGGATCCTCGCCGTGCAGCGGGAGGACGGGGCCATCCCGTGGTTCCGGGGCCACCACCTCGACCCGTGGGACCACGTCGAGGCGGCGATGGCGCTGGACACGGCGGGCGAGCACGAGGCGGCCGAGCGGGCCTACCTGTGGCTGGCCCGGCACCAGTTGGAGGACGGCTCCTGGTACGCGGCGTACGCCGACGGCGACCCGGACGACGTCACCGACCGGGGCCGGGAGACCAACTTCGTCGCCTACATCGCGGTCGGCGTGTGGCACCACTACCTGTCCACGGGCGACGACACCTTCCTGGACCGCATGTGGCCCGCGGTGTGCGCGGCCGTGGAGTTCGTGCTGAAGCTCCAGCAGCCCGGCGGGCAGATCGGCTGGCGCCGCGACGACGACGGCACGCCCACCACGGACGCGCTGCTCACCGGCTCCTCCTCCGTCCACCACGCGCTGCGCTGCGCCCTCGCCATCGCCGAGCAGCGCGAAGAACCCCAGCCCGACTGGGAGCTGGCGGCGGGCGCGCTGCGGCACGCCATCCGGCGCCACCCGGAGCGGTTCCTGGACAAGGACCGCTACTCGATGGACTGGTACTACCCGGTGCTCGGCGGCGCGCTGACCGGCGCCGAGGCCAGGGACCGCATCGAGGAGGGCTGGGAGCGCTTCGTCGTGCCCGGGTTCGGCGTGCGCTGCGTGGTCCCCAACCCGTGGGTGACCGGCGGTGAGTCGGCCGAACTCGCCCTGGCGCTCTGGGTGACGGGCGAGTCCGACCGCGCGCTGGAGGTGCTCCAGTCCATCCAGCACCTGCGTGACCCGGAGAGCGGTCTGTACTGGACGGGGTACGTCTTCGACGACGACGCCATATGGCCGCGCGAGCTGACCACCTGGACGGCCGGCTCGCTGCTGCTGGCCGTCGCCGCCCTCGGCGGTCACGAGCCGACCTGCGCGGTCTTCGGCGGGGAACAGCTGCCGAAGGGCATGGACCCGGACTGCTGCCCGGACGCCTGA
- a CDS encoding class I SAM-dependent methyltransferase, with protein sequence MLTVDFSRFPLAPGDRVLDLGCGAGRHAFECYRRGAQVVALDQNGEEIREVAKWFAAMKEAGEAPAGATATAMEGDALALPFPDESFDVVIISEVMEHIPDDKGVLAEMVRVLKPGGRIAITVPRYGPEKVCWTLSDAYHEVEGGHIRIYRADELLGKIREAGLRPYGTHHAHALHSPYWWLKCAFGVDNDKALPVRAYHKLLVWDIMKKPLATRVAERALNPVIGKSFVAYATKPHLPRAEADAT encoded by the coding sequence GTGCTGACCGTCGACTTCTCCCGGTTCCCGCTCGCCCCGGGCGACCGTGTCCTGGACCTCGGCTGCGGGGCCGGACGGCACGCCTTCGAGTGCTACCGGCGCGGTGCCCAGGTGGTCGCGCTGGACCAGAACGGCGAGGAGATCCGTGAGGTCGCCAAGTGGTTCGCGGCGATGAAGGAGGCCGGCGAGGCGCCCGCCGGGGCCACCGCCACCGCCATGGAGGGCGACGCCCTCGCCCTGCCCTTCCCCGACGAGTCCTTCGACGTCGTCATCATCTCCGAGGTGATGGAGCACATCCCCGACGACAAGGGCGTCCTCGCCGAGATGGTCCGGGTGCTCAAGCCCGGCGGGCGCATCGCCATCACCGTCCCGCGCTACGGCCCGGAGAAGGTCTGCTGGACCCTTTCCGACGCCTACCACGAGGTCGAGGGCGGTCACATCCGCATCTACCGGGCGGACGAGCTGCTGGGGAAGATCCGCGAGGCCGGCCTGCGCCCCTACGGCACCCACCACGCCCACGCGCTGCACTCGCCGTACTGGTGGCTGAAGTGCGCCTTCGGCGTCGACAACGACAAGGCGCTGCCGGTGCGGGCGTACCACAAGCTGCTGGTCTGGGACATCATGAAGAAGCCGCTGGCCACCCGGGTCGCCGAGCGGGCGCTGAACCCGGTCATCGGCAAGAGCTTCGTGGCCTACGCGACCAAGCCGCACCTGCCGCGCGCCGAGGCGGACGCCACGTGA
- a CDS encoding glycosyltransferase family 4 protein — MTAEASQAGPSAGPASDGSRPLRIALLTYKGNPFCGGQGVYVRHLSRELARLGHRVEVIGSQPYPVLDEGYDGLSLTELPSLDLYRQPDPFRTPGRAEYRDWVDALEVGTMWTGGFPEPLTFSLRARRHLRARRGEFDVVHDNQTLGYGLLGDVGAPLVTTIHHPITVDRRLELDAAEDWKRRMSVRRWYAFTRMQKRVARRLPFVLTVSGSSRAEIVEDLGVRQGRVHVVHIGADTDLFRPDPSVAVVPGRIVTTSSADVPLKGLVFLVEALAKVRAEQPDAHLVVVGKRPTEGPVAQAMEHYGLEGAVEFVKGISDAELVDLVRSAQVACVPSLYEGFSLPAAEAMATGTPLVATTGGAIPEVAGRDGETCLAVPPGDAGALAAALTRLLGDSELRARLGAAGRERVLANFTWARAAEGTVARYREAIDTARAGRGGAPRAAAPAPQVPAPEDLDLAPDALADTGGVPVTAADTSDRESRATC; from the coding sequence GTGACCGCTGAGGCCAGTCAGGCCGGGCCCTCGGCGGGCCCCGCATCCGACGGCTCGCGACCGCTCCGCATCGCGCTCCTCACCTACAAGGGAAACCCGTTCTGCGGTGGCCAGGGCGTCTACGTACGCCACCTCTCCCGCGAACTGGCCCGGCTCGGACACCGCGTCGAGGTCATCGGATCCCAGCCCTACCCGGTGCTCGACGAGGGCTACGACGGGCTCAGCCTCACCGAGCTGCCCAGCCTCGACCTCTACCGTCAGCCGGACCCCTTCCGCACCCCCGGGCGCGCCGAGTACCGCGACTGGGTGGACGCCCTCGAGGTCGGCACCATGTGGACCGGCGGCTTCCCCGAGCCGCTGACCTTCTCGCTGCGTGCCCGCCGCCATCTGCGCGCCCGCCGCGGCGAGTTCGACGTCGTCCACGACAACCAGACCCTCGGCTACGGCCTGCTCGGCGACGTCGGCGCGCCCCTGGTGACCACCATCCACCACCCCATCACCGTCGACCGCCGTCTCGAACTGGACGCCGCCGAGGACTGGAAGCGCCGCATGTCGGTGCGCCGCTGGTACGCGTTCACCCGCATGCAGAAGCGCGTCGCCCGCCGGCTGCCGTTCGTGCTCACCGTCTCCGGCAGCTCCCGCGCGGAGATCGTCGAGGACCTCGGCGTACGGCAGGGCCGTGTCCACGTCGTCCACATCGGCGCCGACACCGACCTGTTCCGCCCCGACCCGTCCGTCGCGGTCGTCCCGGGCCGGATCGTCACCACCTCCAGCGCCGACGTGCCGCTGAAGGGCCTGGTCTTCCTCGTCGAGGCGCTCGCCAAGGTGCGCGCCGAACAGCCCGACGCCCACCTCGTCGTGGTCGGCAAGCGCCCCACCGAGGGCCCCGTCGCCCAGGCGATGGAGCACTACGGCCTCGAAGGCGCCGTCGAGTTCGTCAAGGGCATCTCCGACGCCGAACTCGTCGACCTGGTGCGCTCGGCGCAGGTCGCCTGCGTGCCGTCGCTCTACGAGGGCTTCTCCCTCCCGGCCGCCGAGGCCATGGCGACCGGCACCCCGCTCGTCGCCACCACCGGCGGAGCCATCCCCGAGGTCGCCGGCCGCGACGGGGAGACCTGCCTGGCCGTGCCGCCCGGCGACGCGGGCGCGCTGGCCGCCGCGCTGACCCGGCTGCTCGGCGACAGCGAGCTGCGCGCCCGCCTCGGCGCCGCCGGACGTGAGCGCGTACTGGCCAACTTCACCTGGGCGCGCGCCGCCGAAGGCACCGTCGCCCGCTACCGCGAGGCGATCGACACCGCCCGCGCCGGCCGGGGCGGGGCCCCGCGCGCCGCGGCACCGGCCCCGCAGGTCCCGGCGCCCGAGGACCTCGACCTCGCCCCCGACGCTCTCGCGGACACGGGCGGCGTACCCGTGACCGCGGCCGACACCTCCGATCGTGAAAGCAGGGCCACGTGCTGA
- a CDS encoding TetR family transcriptional regulator, whose product MPAEAHRTKAAPDAGRTDPASPLTERQEARRRRILEACARLASRGGFDAVQMREVAESSQVALGTLYRYFPSKVHLLVATMQDQLEHLHATLRKKPPAGDTAAERVAETLMRAFRALQREPHLADAMVRALTFADRGVSAEVEQVFRRTTAIILDATDLTDPTPEQLSAVRVIGHTWHSTLITWLSGRASIAQVGVDIETVCRLIDLTAPEPSTPPDGTGVPGSA is encoded by the coding sequence ATGCCCGCGGAAGCCCACAGGACCAAGGCGGCGCCGGACGCCGGGCGCACCGACCCGGCCTCCCCGCTCACGGAGCGGCAGGAGGCCCGGCGGCGGCGCATCCTCGAGGCGTGCGCGCGGCTGGCCTCCCGGGGCGGTTTCGACGCGGTGCAGATGCGGGAGGTGGCGGAGTCCTCCCAGGTGGCGCTGGGCACGCTGTACCGCTACTTCCCTTCCAAGGTGCACCTGTTGGTGGCCACGATGCAGGACCAGCTGGAGCATCTGCACGCGACGCTGCGGAAGAAGCCGCCGGCCGGGGACACGGCGGCGGAGCGGGTCGCGGAGACGCTGATGCGGGCCTTCCGGGCGCTCCAGCGCGAGCCGCACCTGGCGGACGCGATGGTGCGGGCGCTGACCTTCGCGGACCGGGGTGTGAGCGCGGAGGTGGAGCAGGTCTTCCGGCGGACGACGGCGATCATCCTGGACGCGACGGACCTCACCGACCCGACACCCGAGCAGCTCTCGGCCGTGCGGGTCATCGGGCACACCTGGCACTCGACGCTGATCACCTGGCTGTCGGGCCGCGCCTCCATCGCGCAGGTGGGCGTGGACATCGAGACGGTGTGCCGGCTGATCGACCTGACGGCACCGGAGCCCTCGACTCCCCCTGACGGCACCGGAGTCCCCGGCTCCGCCTGA
- a CDS encoding prenyltransferase/squalene oxidase repeat-containing protein — MNVRRSAAVLAAVAVIGAAAPAAADSSPSPSRPALPSALYGDTDPQYDGVWRQSLALLAQHAADTEPPKAAVDWLTGQQCADGSFAPFRADPAAACDAKTMVDTNQTAAAVQALAALGGHDAVTDKAVGWLKSVQNRDGGWGYTKGGASDTNSTSVVVGALAAAGEQPGEVKKGGKSPYDALLGLELPCEGEGAGAFAFQPEKNGSLTANLDATAAGVLGSLGQGLLVEPGKGDGAAATGCEKATTPEQAAANGAAHLVGALAAKGHLLAVTPGAEDQPDFGNTADAVVALAARGDAAQAKKSYAWLETNAGDWAAQSGPAGYAQLILAAHATGADPRDFGGTDLVKQLTATGPAAAPEKTARTGEETKDEEESDSPFGVWWFVGVCLVAGIGIGFLISNRTKRQQP; from the coding sequence ATGAACGTCCGCCGCAGCGCCGCGGTGCTGGCCGCCGTCGCCGTCATAGGCGCCGCCGCACCGGCCGCAGCCGACTCGTCCCCCTCGCCCTCCCGGCCGGCCCTGCCGTCCGCGCTGTACGGCGACACCGACCCGCAGTACGACGGGGTGTGGCGCCAGTCGCTCGCCCTGCTCGCCCAGCACGCGGCGGACACCGAGCCGCCGAAGGCCGCCGTCGACTGGCTGACCGGCCAGCAGTGCGCCGACGGCTCGTTCGCGCCGTTCCGGGCCGACCCGGCCGCCGCGTGCGACGCGAAGACCATGGTCGACACCAACCAGACCGCCGCCGCCGTCCAGGCGCTCGCCGCGCTCGGCGGCCACGACGCCGTCACGGACAAGGCCGTCGGCTGGCTGAAGTCCGTCCAGAACAGGGACGGCGGCTGGGGCTACACCAAGGGCGGCGCGAGCGACACCAACTCCACCTCCGTCGTCGTCGGCGCGCTCGCCGCGGCCGGCGAGCAGCCCGGCGAGGTGAAGAAGGGCGGCAAGTCCCCCTACGACGCGCTGCTCGGCCTGGAACTCCCCTGCGAGGGCGAGGGCGCGGGCGCGTTCGCCTTCCAGCCGGAGAAGAACGGCAGTCTGACCGCGAACCTGGACGCGACGGCGGCGGGCGTGCTCGGCTCGCTCGGCCAGGGCCTGCTCGTGGAGCCCGGCAAGGGCGACGGCGCCGCGGCCACCGGCTGCGAGAAGGCCACCACCCCGGAGCAGGCCGCCGCGAACGGCGCCGCGCACCTCGTCGGCGCCCTCGCCGCGAAGGGGCACCTCCTCGCCGTCACGCCCGGCGCCGAGGACCAGCCCGACTTCGGCAACACCGCCGACGCGGTGGTCGCGCTCGCCGCCCGGGGCGACGCGGCGCAGGCGAAGAAGTCCTACGCCTGGCTGGAGACGAACGCCGGCGACTGGGCCGCGCAGAGCGGACCCGCCGGCTACGCGCAGCTGATCCTGGCCGCCCACGCGACCGGCGCGGATCCGCGCGACTTCGGCGGCACGGACCTGGTGAAGCAGCTCACCGCGACCGGCCCGGCCGCGGCGCCGGAGAAGACCGCGAGGACGGGCGAGGAGACCAAGGACGAGGAGGAGTCGGACTCCCCGTTCGGCGTCTGGTGGTTCGTCGGCGTCTGCCTCGTCGCGGGCATCGGTATCGGCTTCCTGATCAGCAACCGCACCAAGAGGCAGCAGCCGTGA
- a CDS encoding SCO2322 family protein, whose protein sequence is MTRRVTLLFLAALLPLLAGAGQAQAVGYRYWSFWERDGGAWTYATVGPSLVRPADGSVQGFRFSVSEDSGDAAEPRGTASFDEICAKTPQKDGSKRVALVVDFGTPADAPSGEKPPAVRTACAQVPQDASTAEALASVAKPLRYDSNAMLCAIEGYPAKGCGEQVALDKDADSSGARDDTSGRDSAQDSAQEGDGSGPSVGLIAGAAVVVVLGAAAVWQVRRRA, encoded by the coding sequence GTGACACGCCGGGTCACCCTGCTGTTCCTGGCCGCGCTGCTGCCCCTGCTGGCGGGCGCCGGCCAGGCCCAGGCCGTCGGCTACCGCTACTGGTCCTTCTGGGAGCGGGACGGTGGCGCGTGGACGTACGCCACCGTGGGCCCGTCGCTCGTCCGGCCCGCGGACGGCTCCGTGCAGGGCTTCCGCTTCTCCGTCAGCGAGGACTCCGGCGACGCGGCCGAGCCGCGCGGCACGGCCTCGTTCGACGAGATCTGCGCGAAGACGCCCCAGAAGGACGGCTCGAAGCGGGTGGCGCTGGTCGTCGACTTCGGCACGCCCGCCGACGCCCCGTCCGGGGAGAAGCCGCCGGCCGTCCGCACGGCGTGCGCCCAGGTGCCTCAGGACGCCTCGACGGCGGAGGCCCTCGCCTCGGTCGCCAAGCCCCTGCGCTACGACAGCAACGCCATGCTGTGCGCGATCGAGGGCTACCCGGCGAAGGGCTGCGGCGAGCAGGTCGCCCTGGACAAGGATGCCGACTCCTCCGGTGCGCGGGACGACACCTCCGGGCGGGACTCCGCACAGGACTCCGCGCAGGAGGGGGACGGCTCCGGGCCCTCGGTGGGACTGATCGCCGGTGCGGCGGTGGTGGTCGTGCTGGGCGCCGCGGCCGTCTGGCAGGTCCGTCGCCGTGCGTGA